Proteins from a genomic interval of Pseudomonas anuradhapurensis:
- a CDS encoding lysophospholipid acyltransferase family protein codes for MLYSLRMFLLALHFLVVGAVGLVIGLCRPFNPDNSRVFARLYSLPATWLMRLKVKAEVGPLWDQPPGCVIVANHQSNFDLFVLGQVVPQRTVAIGKKSLGWIPLFGQLFWLGGNVLVDRKNAYQARKALQKTTRVLQDDTSIWIFPEGTRNAGRQLLAFKKGAFHMAIEAGVPIVPVCVSRYAGRLALNSWRQRTVIVRSLPPIATAGMTLQDLPALIDQCRQQMQHCIDRMEGELAKG; via the coding sequence ATGCTCTACTCCCTTCGCATGTTCCTGCTGGCGCTGCATTTTCTTGTGGTTGGCGCGGTGGGCCTGGTCATTGGCCTGTGCCGCCCGTTCAACCCCGACAACAGCCGCGTATTCGCCCGCCTCTACAGCCTGCCCGCCACCTGGCTGATGCGGCTCAAGGTCAAGGCCGAAGTCGGCCCGCTGTGGGACCAGCCGCCCGGCTGCGTGATCGTCGCCAACCACCAGTCCAACTTCGACCTGTTCGTGCTGGGCCAGGTGGTGCCCCAGCGCACCGTGGCCATCGGCAAGAAGAGCCTGGGCTGGATCCCGCTGTTCGGCCAGCTGTTCTGGCTGGGCGGCAACGTGCTGGTCGACCGCAAGAACGCCTACCAGGCACGCAAGGCCCTGCAGAAGACCACTCGGGTGCTGCAGGACGACACCTCGATCTGGATCTTCCCGGAAGGTACACGCAATGCTGGCAGGCAGTTGCTGGCGTTCAAGAAAGGTGCGTTCCACATGGCCATCGAGGCCGGTGTACCGATCGTGCCGGTGTGCGTCAGCCGTTACGCCGGGCGCTTGGCCCTGAACAGCTGGCGCCAGCGCACGGTGATCGTGCGCTCGCTCCCCCCGATCGCCACGGCCGGCATGACCCTGCAGGACCTGCCAGCCTTGATCGACCAGTGCCGCCAACAGATGCAGCACTGCATCGACCGTATGGAAGGGGAACTGGCCAAAGGCTAG
- a CDS encoding crotonase/enoyl-CoA hydratase family protein, whose amino-acid sequence MSELITYHAEDGIATLTLNNGKVNAISPDVIAAFNAALDRATEERAVVIITGQPGILSGGYDLKVMTSGPQQAISLVTAGSTLARRLLAHPFPVVVACPGNAVAKGAFLLLSGDYRIGVEGPYKVCLNEVQIGMTMHHAGIELARDRLRRSAFHRAVINAEVFDPQGAVEAGFLDKVVPAEQLHEAALATARELKKLNMLAHKNTKLKVRKGLLEALDKAIELDQQHMG is encoded by the coding sequence ATGAGCGAGCTGATTACCTACCACGCCGAAGACGGCATCGCCACCCTGACCCTGAACAACGGCAAGGTCAATGCCATTTCGCCAGACGTCATCGCCGCGTTCAACGCCGCGCTCGACCGCGCCACTGAAGAACGCGCGGTGGTGATCATCACCGGCCAGCCGGGGATTCTGTCCGGCGGTTACGACCTCAAGGTAATGACCAGCGGCCCGCAACAAGCCATCAGCCTGGTCACCGCCGGTTCCACCCTCGCCCGCCGCCTGCTCGCGCACCCGTTCCCGGTGGTGGTCGCCTGCCCGGGCAATGCCGTGGCCAAGGGCGCCTTCCTGCTGTTGTCCGGCGACTATCGCATCGGCGTCGAAGGGCCGTACAAGGTGTGCCTGAACGAAGTGCAGATCGGCATGACCATGCACCATGCCGGTATCGAGCTGGCCCGCGACCGCTTGCGCCGTTCGGCCTTCCATCGCGCGGTGATCAACGCCGAAGTGTTTGACCCGCAAGGCGCGGTAGAGGCCGGCTTCCTCGACAAGGTGGTGCCTGCCGAACAGTTGCATGAGGCCGCACTGGCGACGGCGCGCGAGCTGAAGAAGCTGAACATGCTGGCGCACAAGAACACCAAGCTGAAGGTACGCAAAGGGTTGCTGGAAGCGCTGGACAAGGCGATCGAGCTGGACCAGCAGCACATGGGTTGA
- a CDS encoding TonB-dependent siderophore receptor: protein MPPRPPRLPLSLLSLGLALHCPQVFAEDSVLLAPVQVSDTYANDGYQAREAAVGGFQPAPLLDTPAAVSVFSQQLLEDRQVRLLSEVLQSDASVGESYAPIGYYENFNVRGFELNAASSYRINGQTIAGEQNVALENKQQVELLKGLSGLQSGVSEPGGLINYVTKRAEDVRSVTVSTNEQGERYLATDLGGWFGSERQFGLRANLAHEDIRSHVDHADGKRDFASLAFDWQLNPDATLQLDAEYQHREQRSVPGYQLLGGSTVPHGIDPDDRLAYQHWAKPVQNDSLNLGGRFEYHLNEAWTGTLRASRSKVVIDDYSSFAWGSSEGAFFGSNGDYDIYDFRSPDDTRRTDEAQAMLNGRFDALGVAHDLTVGSSAQRRTLDQRPYYNEWLGTGNIHAGTPVLAPSDKPIGASERRLDSRQYGLFVSDRISFSEQWQTVLGAREVRLDEKTWDENGVAGRHTRQYQLLPNAALIYKPQPETTVYASYAKGLSAGGTAPWFADNAAEILAPTTSHQLELGLKHDWQGLSLSAALFQIRQAYQYARPDGTGHYTYVQQGQQKNTGLELGASGWVTSNLQVQASAAAIRARVQNSGTDAYEGHQAINVPRLRAALQAEYTLPVPGLALLGGARYSASKYASQAGNVEVGGYTVFDLGSRYRLRVGGYDTVLRLTVDNVFDKRYWRDVGDYLGDNYLFQGAPRTARLSASVSF from the coding sequence ATGCCCCCGCGTCCCCCTCGCTTGCCCCTGAGCCTGCTCAGCCTGGGCCTGGCCCTGCATTGCCCACAGGTGTTTGCCGAAGACAGCGTGCTGCTGGCCCCGGTACAGGTGTCCGACACCTATGCCAACGATGGCTACCAGGCACGCGAGGCTGCAGTGGGCGGTTTCCAGCCCGCGCCCTTGCTCGACACCCCCGCCGCTGTCAGCGTGTTCAGCCAGCAGTTGCTCGAAGACCGCCAGGTACGCCTGCTCAGCGAAGTCCTGCAAAGCGATGCCTCGGTGGGCGAAAGCTATGCCCCCATCGGTTACTACGAAAACTTCAATGTCCGCGGCTTCGAGCTCAATGCGGCCAGCAGCTACCGCATCAACGGCCAGACCATCGCCGGCGAGCAGAACGTGGCCCTGGAAAACAAGCAGCAGGTGGAGTTGCTCAAAGGCTTGTCGGGGCTGCAGAGCGGCGTGTCGGAGCCAGGCGGCCTGATCAACTACGTGACCAAGCGCGCCGAAGACGTGCGTAGCGTCACCGTCTCGACCAACGAACAGGGCGAACGCTATCTGGCCACCGACCTGGGCGGCTGGTTCGGCAGCGAGCGGCAGTTCGGCCTGCGCGCCAACCTGGCCCATGAAGACATCCGCTCGCATGTCGACCACGCCGATGGCAAGCGCGACTTCGCCTCGCTGGCCTTCGACTGGCAGCTCAACCCGGATGCAACCTTGCAGCTGGATGCTGAATACCAGCACCGGGAGCAACGTTCGGTACCGGGCTATCAGCTGCTCGGTGGTAGCACTGTGCCCCACGGCATCGACCCCGACGACCGCCTGGCCTACCAGCATTGGGCCAAGCCGGTGCAGAACGACTCGCTGAACCTGGGCGGGCGTTTCGAATACCACCTCAACGAGGCCTGGACCGGAACCTTGCGTGCCTCGCGCAGCAAGGTGGTGATCGATGACTACAGTTCGTTTGCCTGGGGGTCGAGCGAAGGCGCATTCTTCGGCAGCAACGGCGACTACGATATCTACGACTTCCGCAGCCCCGACGATACCCGCCGCACCGATGAAGCACAGGCAATGCTCAATGGGCGTTTCGACGCGCTCGGCGTGGCGCATGACCTGACCGTAGGCAGCAGTGCGCAGCGGCGCACCCTTGATCAGCGCCCGTATTACAACGAGTGGCTAGGCACCGGCAACATCCATGCGGGTACCCCGGTACTCGCCCCGTCCGACAAACCCATCGGCGCCAGCGAACGCCGCCTGGACAGCCGCCAGTACGGCCTGTTCGTCAGCGACCGCATCAGCTTCAGCGAGCAATGGCAGACCGTGCTGGGCGCGCGTGAAGTGCGTCTGGATGAAAAGACCTGGGACGAAAACGGCGTGGCGGGCCGCCATACCCGCCAGTACCAGTTGCTGCCCAATGCCGCGTTGATCTACAAGCCGCAGCCGGAGACCACGGTGTATGCCAGCTACGCCAAGGGCTTGTCGGCCGGAGGCACAGCCCCCTGGTTTGCCGACAACGCCGCCGAAATACTGGCGCCGACCACGTCGCACCAGCTGGAACTCGGCCTCAAGCACGACTGGCAAGGCCTGAGCCTCAGCGCCGCGCTGTTCCAGATCCGCCAGGCGTATCAATATGCACGCCCGGATGGCACCGGCCATTACACCTACGTCCAGCAAGGCCAGCAGAAGAACACCGGCCTGGAGCTGGGCGCCAGCGGCTGGGTGACTTCGAACCTGCAGGTGCAGGCCAGCGCCGCAGCCATACGTGCGCGGGTACAGAACAGTGGTACCGATGCCTATGAGGGCCACCAGGCGATCAACGTGCCCAGGCTGCGGGCGGCGCTGCAGGCGGAATACACCCTGCCGGTGCCGGGCCTGGCGTTGCTCGGCGGCGCACGCTACAGCGCCAGCAAGTATGCGAGCCAAGCGGGGAACGTGGAGGTTGGCGGGTACACCGTGTTCGATCTCGGTAGCCGATACCGCCTGCGGGTCGGGGGGTACGACACGGTGCTGCGGCTGACAGTCGATAACGTGTTCGACAAGCGCTACTGGCGCGACGTGGGGGACTACCTGGGCGACAATTACTTGTTCCAGGGGGCACCGCGAACCGCCCGCCTTTCGGCTTCGGTGAGTTTCTGA
- a CDS encoding MFS transporter encodes MHNPTLSRALILLMATATGLAVASNYYAQPLLHSIAQQFGLSTASAGSIVIAAQLSYGAGLLLLAPLGDLFEQRRLITVMTVIATLGLVISACAPSLPWLILGTALTGLFSVVAQILVPMAAALSEPHSRGRAVGTLMSGLLLGILLARTAAGFMAELGGWRSIYVLAAVLMAITAVALYRSLPQHHSHAGLKYPALIGSVFRLFVEEPVLRLRSLLGLLAFSLFALFWTPLAFLLAKDPYHYSDAVIGLFGLAGAAGALAANWAGRLADRGKGALGTTVGLVVLLLSWVPLGFAEQSLLALLLGVLMLDLAVQLVHVSNQNAVIALRPEARTRLNAGYITCYFIGGALGSLLGTQLFQYQGWMGIVVAGLVIGALALLAWVAAERKRRQLLQMA; translated from the coding sequence ATGCACAACCCCACCCTGAGCCGCGCACTCATCCTGCTGATGGCCACCGCCACTGGCCTGGCCGTGGCCAGCAACTATTATGCGCAACCGTTGCTGCACAGCATCGCCCAACAGTTTGGCCTGAGCACCGCCAGCGCGGGCAGCATCGTCATTGCCGCGCAGCTCAGCTATGGCGCCGGCCTGCTGCTGCTGGCGCCACTCGGTGACCTGTTCGAACAGCGACGGTTGATAACCGTGATGACCGTGATTGCCACCCTGGGCCTGGTGATCAGTGCCTGCGCACCGAGCCTGCCCTGGTTGATCCTCGGCACGGCGCTGACCGGACTGTTCTCGGTGGTGGCGCAAATCCTGGTGCCCATGGCTGCAGCCCTCAGCGAGCCTCATTCGCGGGGGCGCGCGGTCGGCACGCTGATGAGCGGCCTGTTGCTGGGCATCCTGCTGGCGCGCACCGCCGCCGGGTTCATGGCCGAGCTGGGCGGCTGGCGCAGCATCTACGTGCTGGCCGCCGTGCTGATGGCCATCACCGCCGTGGCGCTGTACCGCAGCCTGCCGCAACACCACAGCCATGCCGGGCTGAAATACCCGGCGTTGATCGGCTCGGTGTTCCGCCTGTTCGTGGAAGAGCCAGTGCTGCGCCTGCGCTCGCTGCTCGGCCTGCTGGCATTCAGCCTGTTCGCCCTGTTCTGGACGCCGCTGGCATTCTTGTTGGCAAAAGACCCGTACCACTATTCCGATGCAGTGATCGGCCTGTTTGGCCTGGCCGGTGCTGCGGGTGCACTGGCCGCCAACTGGGCCGGGCGTCTGGCCGACCGGGGCAAGGGCGCACTGGGCACAACCGTGGGCCTGGTGGTGTTGCTGCTGTCCTGGGTACCGCTGGGCTTTGCCGAACAGTCGTTGCTGGCCCTGCTGCTGGGCGTGCTGATGCTCGACCTGGCGGTGCAACTGGTGCACGTGAGCAACCAGAACGCGGTGATCGCCCTGCGCCCCGAAGCGCGGACGCGGCTGAATGCCGGTTACATCACCTGCTACTTCATTGGCGGGGCGCTGGGGTCGTTGCTGGGCACGCAATTGTTCCAGTACCAGGGCTGGATGGGCATCGTGGTCGCCGGGCTGGTGATTGGCGCGCTGGCATTGCTGGCGTGGGTGGCAGCCGAGCGCAAGCGCAGGCAGCTGTTGCAGATGGCCTGA
- a CDS encoding 3-oxoacyl-ACP reductase family protein, producing the protein MSKQHTLEGKVALVQGGSRGIGAAIVRRLAREGAQVAFTYVSSAGPAEQLAREITENGGRALALRADSADAAAVQLAVDDTVKAFGRLDILVNNAGVLAVAPVTEFDLADFDHMLAVNVRSVFVASQAAAGYMGQGGRIINIGSTNAERMPFAGGAPYAMSKSALVGLTRGMARDLGPKGITVNNVQPGPVDTDMNPASGEFAESLIPLMAIGRYGEADEIASFVAYLAGPEAGYITGASLTVDGGFAA; encoded by the coding sequence ATGTCCAAGCAACACACCCTCGAAGGCAAAGTGGCCCTGGTGCAAGGCGGCTCCCGTGGTATCGGCGCAGCCATCGTGCGGCGCCTGGCCCGTGAAGGCGCGCAGGTGGCCTTCACCTATGTGAGCTCTGCCGGCCCGGCCGAACAACTGGCGCGGGAAATTACCGAAAACGGCGGCCGCGCCCTGGCACTGCGCGCCGACAGCGCTGATGCCGCTGCGGTACAACTGGCCGTGGATGACACCGTGAAGGCCTTCGGCCGGCTCGATATCCTGGTCAACAACGCCGGCGTGCTGGCGGTGGCGCCAGTGACCGAGTTCGACCTGGCCGACTTCGACCACATGCTGGCAGTGAATGTGCGCAGCGTGTTCGTCGCCAGCCAGGCGGCCGCGGGCTACATGGGCCAGGGCGGGCGCATCATCAATATCGGCAGCACCAACGCCGAACGCATGCCGTTTGCCGGTGGTGCGCCCTATGCCATGAGCAAGTCGGCACTGGTCGGCCTGACCCGTGGCATGGCCCGTGACCTGGGACCCAAAGGCATTACCGTGAACAACGTGCAGCCCGGGCCGGTGGACACCGACATGAACCCGGCCAGCGGTGAATTCGCCGAAAGCCTGATCCCGCTGATGGCGATCGGGCGGTATGGCGAGGCGGACGAGATCGCCAGCTTCGTGGCGTACCTGGCGGGGCCTGAGGCGGGGTACATTACCGGGGCCAGCCTGACTGTCGATGGCGGGTTTGCAGCCTGA
- a CDS encoding LysR family transcriptional regulator, protein MAMESFNALECFIRSAEVGSFAEAARRLSLTPAAVGKHVAQLEARLGVRLFQRSTRKLTLTEAGQRFLGEVSDSFRTIQYAVANLASAEGQPAGLLRVSMGTVFGRLYVLPLLGEFLRRYPGITPDWHFDNRQVDLIGQGFDAAIGGGFELPPGVVARKLTPAHRVLVAAPAYLARHVPVTEPQALQRHDGILIRSPQTGRVRSWPLTSRWQEQQPLALRQAMTMSDSDAACAVAEQALGIALVSLPFAVPYLESGRLRRVLPDWYVDDGHISLYFAEHKLLPGKTRAFVDFVVEQFAHQGLARRFDALQAL, encoded by the coding sequence ATGGCCATGGAATCGTTCAACGCTTTGGAGTGTTTCATCCGCAGCGCCGAGGTCGGCAGTTTTGCCGAGGCTGCCAGGCGCCTGAGCCTCACCCCGGCTGCGGTAGGCAAGCATGTTGCTCAGCTGGAAGCACGCTTGGGGGTGCGGTTGTTCCAGCGTAGTACCCGCAAGCTGACCCTGACCGAGGCGGGGCAGCGATTTCTTGGGGAGGTCAGTGACAGTTTCCGCACCATCCAGTACGCCGTGGCCAACCTGGCCAGTGCCGAGGGCCAGCCGGCCGGGTTGTTGCGGGTCAGCATGGGCACGGTGTTCGGCCGTTTGTACGTGCTGCCCCTGCTGGGCGAATTCCTGCGTCGTTACCCGGGTATCACCCCTGACTGGCATTTCGACAACCGCCAGGTCGACCTGATCGGCCAGGGCTTCGATGCCGCGATTGGCGGCGGCTTCGAACTGCCTCCAGGGGTGGTGGCGCGCAAGTTGACCCCGGCGCACCGGGTGCTGGTGGCGGCGCCGGCTTATCTGGCCCGCCATGTACCGGTCACGGAGCCACAGGCGCTGCAGCGGCATGACGGTATCCTGATCCGTTCGCCGCAGACCGGGCGCGTGCGCTCGTGGCCGTTGACCAGCCGCTGGCAGGAGCAGCAGCCCTTGGCGTTGCGTCAGGCGATGACCATGAGCGATTCGGACGCGGCGTGTGCGGTGGCCGAGCAAGCGCTGGGGATTGCCCTGGTGAGCCTGCCGTTTGCGGTACCGTACCTGGAGAGCGGGCGGCTGCGCCGGGTGCTGCCGGACTGGTATGTGGACGATGGGCATATCAGCCTGTATTTCGCCGAGCACAAGCTGTTGCCGGGCAAGACCCGGGCGTTTGTCGATTTTGTGGTGGAGCAGTTTGCCCACCAGGGCCTGGCGAGGCGGTTCGATGCCTTGCAGGCGCTTTGA
- a CDS encoding GreA/GreB family elongation factor, protein MDKPRLLAQIVATLERDLDVLTRAAQTAYEAATAEENIAENKYDTLGLEASYLATGQARRSAEIRTALQTYQQLLLRDHDPARGVQMSNLVTLEDEDGGQRRLFLGPAAAGLKIGEGDGLVTVITPRSPLGQQLMGKHVDDEVRLGSQTLLIVEIA, encoded by the coding sequence ATGGACAAGCCCCGCCTGCTGGCGCAGATCGTCGCTACCCTCGAGCGTGACCTGGACGTGCTGACACGCGCAGCACAGACCGCGTATGAAGCGGCCACCGCCGAGGAGAACATCGCCGAAAACAAGTACGATACCCTGGGCCTGGAGGCCTCGTACCTGGCTACCGGCCAGGCCCGCCGCAGCGCGGAAATTCGCACGGCGCTGCAGACCTATCAGCAATTGCTGCTGCGCGACCATGACCCGGCACGCGGGGTGCAGATGAGCAACCTGGTGACGCTAGAGGATGAAGACGGCGGGCAACGGCGTCTGTTCCTCGGGCCCGCGGCGGCAGGGTTGAAGATTGGTGAGGGGGATGGGCTGGTCACGGTGATTACCCCGCGATCGCCGCTGGGGCAGCAGTTGATGGGCAAGCACGTGGATGATGAGGTGCGGCTGGGGTCGCAGACGTTGTTGATTGTCGAGATAGCCTGA
- the earP gene encoding elongation factor P maturation arginine rhamnosyltransferase EarP, translated as MKATWDIFCTVVDNYGDIGVTWRLARQLVAEHGLAVRLWVDDLRAFVRLCPGADAALDQQWQQGVEIRHWPADWQPVASADVVIGAFGCRLPAGYIEALAARPSPALWLNLEYLSAEDWVEGCHGLPSPQGNGLRTVFYFPGFTAGTGGLLREAPLLARRAAFEADPAQRTAFLAGLGVQVQDGARLISLFAYENPHLGGWLQALAEDARPSHLLVPEGRILGDLCAWLGEPALPVGAVRQRGALTVQVLPFVSQDDYDRLLWCCDFNAVRGEDSFVRAQWAGRPLLWHIYVQEENAHWEKLEAFLALYRQGLSDAAGEALVDLWRAWNLDSRTQRDMHAAWGEVLAHWDELQAHARHWCAKQAAQPDLAMTLVQFYRNWL; from the coding sequence ATGAAAGCCACCTGGGATATCTTCTGCACCGTTGTCGACAACTATGGCGATATCGGCGTGACCTGGCGTCTGGCCCGCCAGTTGGTGGCCGAGCATGGCCTGGCGGTGCGCCTGTGGGTGGACGACCTTCGTGCGTTCGTGCGCCTGTGCCCGGGGGCCGATGCCGCACTCGACCAACAGTGGCAGCAGGGCGTGGAGATACGCCACTGGCCAGCCGACTGGCAGCCGGTGGCAAGCGCCGACGTTGTCATCGGAGCCTTCGGCTGCCGCTTGCCGGCGGGCTATATCGAAGCACTGGCCGCGCGACCGTCACCGGCGCTATGGCTGAACCTGGAATACCTCAGTGCCGAAGATTGGGTGGAGGGTTGCCACGGCTTGCCGTCGCCACAAGGCAACGGGTTGCGCACGGTGTTCTACTTTCCCGGCTTTACCGCCGGCACCGGCGGCCTGCTGCGCGAGGCACCCTTGCTGGCGCGCCGTGCCGCCTTCGAGGCCGACCCGGCGCAGCGCACTGCGTTTCTCGCCGGGCTCGGCGTACAGGTGCAGGACGGCGCGCGGCTGATCTCGCTGTTCGCCTACGAGAATCCGCACCTGGGTGGCTGGCTGCAGGCCCTGGCCGAAGATGCCCGGCCCAGCCACCTGCTGGTGCCGGAAGGGCGCATCCTCGGCGACCTGTGTGCCTGGCTGGGCGAGCCTGCGCTGCCGGTGGGGGCGGTACGCCAGCGCGGTGCGCTGACCGTGCAGGTGCTGCCTTTCGTCAGCCAGGACGATTACGACCGCCTGCTCTGGTGCTGCGACTTCAACGCCGTGCGCGGCGAGGATTCGTTCGTGCGTGCGCAGTGGGCAGGGCGGCCACTGCTGTGGCACATCTACGTGCAGGAAGAGAATGCACACTGGGAAAAACTCGAAGCGTTCCTGGCGCTTTATCGCCAGGGCCTGTCGGATGCTGCCGGCGAAGCCCTGGTCGATCTGTGGCGCGCCTGGAACCTCGACAGCCGCACGCAACGCGACATGCACGCCGCCTGGGGCGAGGTGCTGGCGCATTGGGACGAGCTGCAGGCGCATGCCCGCCACTGGTGTGCCAAACAGGCCGCTCAGCCGGACCTTGCCATGACGCTGGTACAGTTTTACCGAAATTGGCTATGA
- the efp gene encoding elongation factor P, producing MKTGKELKPGTVLRIDNDPWLVQKAEFTKSGRNSAIMKTKLKNLLTGYKTETVYFADDKLDDVILDRKEVTLSFISGDAYTFMDTTDYTMYELNAEDIDAVLPYIEEGMQDVCALTMYEEKVVSVELPTTISRQVTYTENAARGDTSGKVMKPAKLANGTEVQVADFIEIDEWIDIDTRDGSFKGRSKK from the coding sequence ATGAAAACTGGTAAAGAACTGAAACCCGGCACCGTACTGCGGATCGACAACGACCCGTGGCTGGTACAGAAAGCCGAATTCACCAAGTCGGGTCGCAACAGCGCGATCATGAAGACCAAGCTGAAGAACCTGCTGACCGGCTACAAGACTGAAACCGTCTACTTCGCCGACGACAAGCTGGACGACGTGATCCTCGACCGCAAGGAAGTGACCCTGTCCTTCATCAGCGGTGACGCGTACACCTTCATGGACACCACCGACTACACCATGTACGAGCTGAACGCCGAAGACATCGACGCCGTTCTGCCGTACATCGAAGAAGGCATGCAGGACGTCTGCGCCCTGACCATGTACGAAGAGAAAGTGGTATCGGTCGAACTGCCGACCACCATCAGCCGCCAGGTTACCTACACCGAGAACGCTGCTCGCGGCGACACTTCGGGCAAGGTCATGAAGCCTGCCAAGCTGGCCAACGGTACTGAAGTCCAGGTTGCCGACTTCATCGAAATCGACGAGTGGATCGATATCGACACCCGCGATGGCTCCTTCAAGGGCCGTTCCAAGAAGTAA
- a CDS encoding organic hydroperoxide resistance protein, which produces MQKVNPLYIAEATSTGGRDGKSRSSDGKLEVKLSTPKELGGAGGDGTNPEQLFAAGYSACFIGALKFVAGQEKKALPAEASITAKVGIGQIPGGFGLDIDLHINLPGLAQAEAEGLVEKAHKVCPYSNATRNNVDVRLHVTV; this is translated from the coding sequence ATGCAAAAGGTCAATCCGCTGTACATCGCAGAAGCTACCTCCACCGGTGGGCGCGACGGCAAGTCCCGCTCCAGCGACGGCAAGCTGGAAGTCAAGCTCAGCACCCCCAAGGAACTGGGTGGCGCTGGTGGTGACGGTACCAACCCTGAGCAGCTGTTCGCCGCCGGTTACTCGGCATGCTTCATCGGCGCCTTGAAGTTCGTGGCCGGGCAAGAGAAGAAAGCCCTGCCGGCAGAGGCCTCGATCACTGCGAAGGTCGGCATCGGCCAGATTCCGGGCGGGTTCGGCCTGGACATCGACCTGCACATCAACCTGCCGGGCCTGGCCCAGGCCGAGGCCGAAGGGCTGGTGGAAAAGGCGCACAAGGTGTGCCCATACTCGAATGCCACCCGCAATAACGTGGACGTACGGCTGCATGTGACCGTCTAA
- a CDS encoding MarR family winged helix-turn-helix transcriptional regulator encodes MNADTQASCDELLLDNQVCFALHSTSLLMTKVYKPLLQALGLTYPQYLAMLVLWEHDGLTVGEISQHLLTDPGSLTPLLKRLESEGLLQRNRSREDERVVLVQLTDQGRALQQRAREVPQCILKASGRSLEQLQQLQADLLTLRENLQKNL; translated from the coding sequence ATGAACGCCGACACCCAAGCCTCCTGTGACGAGCTGCTGCTGGACAACCAGGTCTGTTTCGCCCTGCACTCCACCTCGTTGCTGATGACCAAGGTCTACAAACCACTGTTGCAGGCCCTGGGCCTGACCTACCCGCAATACCTGGCCATGCTCGTGCTGTGGGAGCACGATGGCCTGACCGTGGGCGAGATCAGCCAGCACCTGCTTACCGACCCCGGCTCGCTGACGCCGTTGCTCAAACGCCTGGAAAGCGAAGGCCTGCTGCAGCGCAACCGCAGCCGCGAAGACGAACGGGTGGTGCTGGTGCAACTGACCGACCAAGGCCGCGCTCTGCAACAGCGGGCCAGGGAGGTGCCGCAGTGCATCCTCAAGGCCAGTGGCCGCAGCCTGGAACAGCTGCAACAGCTGCAGGCCGACCTGCTGACGTTGCGCGAGAATCTGCAGAAGAACCTCTGA
- a CDS encoding LysR family transcriptional regulator → MSPDTLTDQLSLFLDVLETGSFSAAARRHPLTPSAVARRIDSLESAVGSRLFTRSTHAVRATPAGNAFAERARRIIEELRLARAEAVSLSNAPEGLIRIDAPAAFGRRHLAPAIADFLVAYPGLDVQLRLIDSFVDLHGSHLGKVDLVLRAGPLADTRLVATPLAYMVRIACASPAYLASRGIPTCPSELPGHDGLDWDGLAPPFAWRFNVAGQTRLYRPARMRMAANNAETLLFGALAGLGIAHLPTWLISEYLLRGELVPLFCDGGLPQAETSGIYALRLEHETNSRSRLLLEFLKSRFSPIPPWDLALRSELHE, encoded by the coding sequence ATGAGCCCTGATACCCTGACCGACCAGTTGAGCCTGTTCCTCGATGTGCTGGAAACCGGCAGCTTTTCTGCTGCCGCACGCCGCCATCCGCTGACCCCGTCTGCCGTAGCCCGGCGCATCGACAGCCTGGAAAGCGCCGTAGGTAGCCGCCTGTTCACCCGCAGCACCCACGCCGTGCGCGCCACTCCCGCGGGCAACGCCTTCGCCGAACGGGCCAGGCGCATCATCGAAGAACTGCGCCTGGCCCGCGCCGAAGCGGTGTCGCTGAGCAATGCCCCCGAAGGCCTGATCCGCATCGACGCCCCCGCCGCATTCGGCCGCCGCCACCTGGCGCCGGCCATTGCCGACTTCCTGGTGGCCTACCCGGGCCTGGACGTGCAACTGCGCCTGATCGACAGCTTCGTCGACCTGCATGGCAGCCACCTCGGCAAAGTCGACCTGGTGCTGCGCGCCGGCCCGCTGGCCGATACCCGGCTGGTCGCCACGCCACTGGCCTACATGGTGCGTATCGCCTGCGCCAGCCCCGCCTACCTGGCCAGCCGCGGCATCCCCACCTGCCCCAGCGAATTGCCCGGGCACGACGGCCTGGACTGGGACGGCCTGGCGCCGCCCTTTGCCTGGCGCTTCAACGTGGCCGGGCAAACCCGCCTGTACCGCCCCGCACGCATGCGCATGGCCGCGAACAACGCCGAGACCCTGCTGTTCGGGGCGCTCGCCGGGTTGGGCATCGCCCACCTGCCCACCTGGTTGATCAGCGAGTACCTGCTGCGCGGCGAGCTGGTACCACTGTTTTGCGACGGCGGCTTGCCGCAAGCCGAAACCAGCGGTATCTACGCGCTACGCCTGGAACACGAAACGAACTCTCGCAGCCGTTTGCTGCTCGAATTTCTCAAGAGCCGCTTCAGCCCGATTCCACCATGGGACCTGGCTTTGCGCAGTGAACTGCACGAGTAA